Proteins encoded within one genomic window of Dyadobacter chenhuakuii:
- a CDS encoding sugar phosphate isomerase/epimerase family protein, translating into MQRRNFLKNSALAATGVAVGAATVGTASAANASVLTNPGSPILTPASSLARPMVKKSLMWGMVKEDLSVMDKFKLLKDLGYDGVELDSPDKLDMKEVLAARDKTGLLIPGTVNSMHWKLPLSDPDPKKREECAKSIEKALWDTKEYGGNTVLVVPGVVNATVTYGEAYERSQAEIRKLLPIAEKTGVKIAIENVWNQFLLSPLEAAKYVDDFKHPMVGWYFDVGNVLRYSWPASWIEALNKRILKLHLKEFSFKKQNDLGLWKGFDVEFMEGDNNWPEVNKALQKIGYSGWASAEVAGGDRKRLLTIREKMDEVFKA; encoded by the coding sequence ATGCAAAGAAGAAATTTTCTGAAAAACTCAGCGCTTGCCGCAACCGGCGTTGCGGTTGGTGCTGCCACAGTTGGCACTGCATCGGCTGCTAATGCATCAGTGCTAACAAATCCGGGGTCACCCATCTTAACGCCTGCTAGTTCATTGGCCAGACCAATGGTAAAAAAGAGCTTAATGTGGGGGATGGTAAAAGAGGATTTGTCTGTAATGGACAAGTTTAAATTGCTAAAGGATCTTGGTTACGACGGTGTGGAGCTGGATTCTCCAGACAAACTGGATATGAAGGAGGTCCTTGCGGCCAGAGATAAAACCGGTTTGCTGATTCCCGGCACTGTTAATTCAATGCACTGGAAGCTGCCATTATCGGATCCCGATCCCAAGAAAAGGGAAGAATGCGCCAAGTCCATTGAAAAAGCGTTGTGGGATACCAAAGAATATGGAGGGAACACAGTGCTGGTGGTGCCAGGTGTGGTTAATGCCACTGTAACTTATGGAGAAGCCTATGAACGGTCACAGGCCGAGATTCGTAAACTGCTTCCCATAGCGGAAAAAACAGGTGTCAAAATAGCGATTGAGAACGTTTGGAACCAATTTTTGCTAAGTCCGCTGGAAGCGGCAAAGTATGTCGATGATTTCAAGCATCCCATGGTAGGGTGGTATTTTGACGTTGGAAATGTGCTTCGCTACAGTTGGCCTGCTTCCTGGATCGAAGCGTTGAATAAGCGCATTTTAAAGCTCCATTTGAAAGAATTCAGTTTTAAAAAACAAAACGACCTGGGTCTTTGGAAAGGGTTCGACGTTGAGTTTATGGAGGGTGATAATAATTGGCCCGAAGTAAACAAAGCGCTTCAAAAAATCGGATACTCAGGCTGGGCATCGGCAGAAGTTGCCGGCGGCGACCGGAAACGGTTGCTTACCATCCGGGAGAAGATGGACGAGGTTTTTAAGGCGTGA
- a CDS encoding Crp/Fnr family transcriptional regulator: MPKQLLSFLGALTPISDTVYSDFLQAFKLIHVPKGKLLLSEGEICDKLWFVKAGLARGCCIIHKLGKSQEITEWFASENDFFLAFESFVCQVPSREYIETLEPCQLICISRKDLYHLYAKHPEMCHLGRIIAERFGLHDKERLREMRLHSAQERLNIFHQQSRELFLRVPQKYIASYLGISENYVSKLKARR; encoded by the coding sequence ATGCCTAAACAATTACTTTCCTTCCTTGGGGCATTAACCCCTATAAGTGACACCGTTTATTCGGATTTCCTGCAAGCGTTCAAACTGATACATGTGCCAAAAGGAAAGCTGCTGCTCTCCGAAGGCGAGATTTGCGACAAACTTTGGTTCGTTAAGGCCGGGCTCGCCCGTGGCTGCTGCATTATCCATAAGCTTGGGAAGAGTCAGGAAATTACCGAATGGTTTGCCAGCGAAAATGACTTTTTTCTTGCGTTTGAAAGTTTTGTCTGCCAGGTTCCTTCAAGGGAATACATCGAGACATTAGAACCCTGCCAGCTCATTTGCATATCACGCAAAGATCTGTATCACCTTTACGCCAAACATCCGGAAATGTGCCATCTCGGCAGGATCATCGCCGAGCGTTTCGGACTTCATGATAAAGAACGGCTTCGCGAAATGCGGCTTCACTCAGCGCAGGAGCGGCTCAATATTTTCCATCAGCAATCCAGAGAACTCTTCCTCCGTGTCCCTCAAAAGTACATCGCCTCCTACCTCGGAATCTCCGAAAATTACGTAAGCAAACTCAAAGCCAGACGCTGA
- a CDS encoding T9SS type A sorting domain-containing protein, whose protein sequence is MKRIDLNLWLAIICLTAVNSVSAWCQKVTIVCEGPAFTCSYALPNQVAHKYSVSMTEFEKCGKGKDCKYNWEVTNGVIVGGTVTSPSKYGGDGKTSIEVVWNNYNGDGIVKVTSGVPVSQADNCTSCPPALSVTKNIPIKYLGTPGSIKINNIAYAGSYQLACGKAPITVSVPAVTNATNYVWSYPAGWSHSGSGNTVTITPAAGSGGVIKVVASRSDVPGLATSSQLTITRPLPTVPTINSGPILLCAPKDITASASNATSYNWVASGGITVSSPGSTNMAHLTGVSDGTVKVSATNSVCGVTTAYSTPVQVKRSAPLPGALLVTENGGGSPDFMCNGAGVSLNAYTSEPETKFSVWTTSDPANTIINSNGGTAYFNSYVNNCYGVDVTASNCFGSVKKGVTICVDNCLENGPVYEIYPNPAKDFIYITFENKVENDVLPEMVKLFSEASMKEVKSVSAEEFVVTDDLNDKKTMSIPVSDLPRGTYYLQIIHNKKAGENVRVVLN, encoded by the coding sequence ATGAAAAGAATTGATCTGAATCTTTGGTTAGCTATCATATGTCTCACTGCCGTTAATTCGGTTTCCGCCTGGTGCCAGAAGGTTACTATTGTTTGCGAAGGGCCCGCCTTCACATGTAGCTATGCACTTCCAAATCAGGTTGCGCATAAATATTCAGTAAGCATGACGGAGTTTGAAAAATGTGGTAAAGGAAAAGATTGTAAATACAACTGGGAGGTTACCAATGGTGTCATTGTCGGTGGTACAGTAACTAGTCCTTCAAAGTATGGTGGTGACGGTAAAACATCTATTGAAGTCGTCTGGAATAATTACAATGGCGATGGTATCGTGAAGGTTACGTCTGGCGTGCCTGTGAGTCAGGCTGATAATTGCACATCTTGTCCCCCTGCGCTTAGTGTCACTAAAAATATCCCAATCAAATACCTGGGCACACCAGGCAGCATTAAGATCAATAACATTGCTTATGCCGGCAGTTATCAGCTGGCTTGTGGCAAGGCGCCGATTACGGTTTCGGTTCCTGCTGTGACGAATGCTACAAATTATGTTTGGTCGTATCCGGCCGGGTGGAGTCACAGTGGTAGCGGGAATACTGTGACAATTACGCCCGCTGCGGGATCGGGTGGCGTCATTAAGGTTGTTGCTTCGAGAAGCGATGTTCCGGGGCTGGCAACTTCCTCGCAGCTTACCATCACCCGCCCGCTCCCGACAGTTCCTACGATCAACTCCGGTCCAATCCTGCTTTGTGCTCCAAAGGACATTACGGCTTCGGCGAGTAATGCGACTTCTTATAATTGGGTTGCTTCCGGTGGGATAACGGTTAGCTCGCCGGGGAGTACGAATATGGCACATTTGACAGGGGTTAGTGATGGGACGGTGAAGGTTTCGGCTACGAATTCGGTTTGTGGGGTTACTACGGCTTATAGTACGCCGGTGCAGGTGAAAAGGAGTGCGCCTTTGCCGGGGGCATTGCTGGTCACAGAGAATGGTGGCGGGTCTCCGGATTTCATGTGTAACGGCGCGGGCGTTTCGTTGAATGCTTACACGAGCGAGCCGGAAACGAAGTTCAGCGTCTGGACCACCTCCGATCCTGCGAATACGATCATCAACTCGAATGGTGGCACGGCTTACTTCAATTCCTATGTCAATAATTGCTATGGCGTAGATGTGACGGCGAGCAATTGTTTTGGATCGGTGAAGAAGGGTGTTACGATATGCGTGGACAATTGTTTGGAAAATGGGCCGGTTTATGAAATTTACCCCAATCCAGCCAAGGACTTCATTTACATTACATTTGAAAACAAAGTTGAAAACGACGTGCTGCCTGAAATGGTGAAGCTTTTCAGCGAAGCAAGCATGAAGGAAGTAAAATCTGTTTCAGCGGAGGAGTTTGTCGTAACCGATGATTTGAATGACAAAAAAACGATGTCCATTCCGGTGAGCGATCTGCCGAGAGGCACGTATTATTTGCAAATTATTCACAATAAGAAAGCCGGGGAGAATGTGCGGGTTGTGTTGAATTAA